ATGGAGATACTTTTGGGGCTATGTCTGTTTCTGGATTATCAGCATATAATGGCCCGTTTGAAGATTTCCTAATGGATATTAAGCGTATTCCTATCCCCAATGGAACAAATAATGAAGCTATCTTAAACCAACTAAAAGAAATAGTTACTGAAAACAAAATTGCAGGGTTTATTTACGAACCTCTAGTGCAAGGGGCTGCTGGAATGAAGATTCATGAGGCTACAGATTTAAATGAGGTTTTAAAATTCTGTAAAGAGAACGCTATTTTAACAATTGCTGATGAAGTAATGACCGGTTTTGGTAAGACAGGAAACAATTTTGCTTCTGATGAAATTACTACAAAACCTGATATTATTTGCCTAAGTAAGGCTTTAACTGGTGGATTAGTACCAATGGCTATCACTTCTTGTACTGAAGAAATTTACAGTACTTTTTTAAGTACTGATATTGCTAAAGGTTTTTTTCATTGTCATACTTACTCAGCAAACCCTATAGCTTGTAGTGCTGCTTTAGCTAGTATAGAGTTATTGCAAACTAAAGAAATTCAGAACAGTATACAGTTTATTACGACTTCTCATAAAACATTTGAGGAGCGTATTAAAAACCATCCTAAAGTAGCTAGTACACGTTCTAAAGGAGTAATTTTAGCCATAGATTTAAAAACTAATGCTGGTCGTTATGGTACTTTACGTGACCAATTACTAAAACACTTTATGAATGACGGAGTATTTTTACGTCCGTTAGGAAATACTATTTACATTCAACCTCCGTATGTAATCACAAAAGAGCAGTTAAAAAAAGTTTATGCAACTATTGAAAAGGTTTTAGATATTTTCTAAAACCTTTTCATTAACTAATAAGTTTATTTCTTCTTGGGTTTCTTTAATACGAACATATAAATCTTCATAAGCCCATTCTCCATCTACTCTAATTCCGCTAACAATTAAAGTCCCTTTACCTTTCGGACCTTTTATTGAAATTGAGAAATCAACATTTCCATCATCATTATCTAATGATATATTACCTGAAGGAATACCATAACTTTCTATTGGTTCACCTAAAAATTGAATTACTTTTTCATTTTTAGAAGCTTGTTCTATAGCATATCCTACAGGTACAGAGTTCGTCATCATTTCTGAAACTCCAAAAATTGTGGCTCCAATGCCAAAAACAAATAATAAAATAAGTCCGAGACAACCACATCCGCAGCCTCCCACAGGTACAACCCAACCCCAATTTCTACTAAACCAACTTTTTTGTTCTTGCTCACTCATTACTTTTCAATTTTCTTACAATATAAATATTTATTTATTTCGTAATACTTGATTTTACCTTTATTTTTGTAAAAACTTTAAAGTGTTGAAAGAACCTATTTCTATTACATCTTTTGCTTCAGTTTCTGCTTTAGGAAGTAGTTCTGAACAAATTTGGAAAAATTACTTAAGTACTGAACATTTCTTAACTTTAAAAGAAAATGTTTGGACAGGGCAATTGACAAGTGATGACAAACTTAGTATTGAAAAAATAAAAAATTCAGACCCTAAATATAAAAACTTAGATGATTCTGTTTTATATACAATACTAGTTGCTAGAAAAGCAATTGACAGTACTGATTGGAAATCAGAAGATAATTTTGGAATTAATATTGGTTCTTCTCGTGGTGCTACTTCTTTATTTGAAAAGTATCATAAAGAGTTTTTAGAAACTGGTAAATCATCAACATTAAGTTCTCCAACAACAACTTTGGGGAACATTTCTTCGTGGATTGCACATGATTTACAATCAAACGGCCCTGAAATTTCTCATTCTATTACTTGCTCTACTGGTTTACACTCATTGTTAAACGGTGTTGCTTGGTTACAATCTGGTATGTCAGAAAAGTTTATGATTGGTGCTAGTGAAGCTTCTTTAACCGATTTTACGATTGCTCAAATGCAGGCTTTAAAAGTGTACTCAAAAGAAACTGACGAGTATCCTTGTAAAGCTTTCGATTTAGAAAAGAAGAAAAACACCATGGTTTTAGGAGAGGCTGCTGCTGTTTTTTGTTTAGAAAAAGGGATCCAAAAAAATGCCGTTGCATTTATTAATGGTGTTGGATATGCTACTGAAGTACTAAAACACAATACATCGGTTACTGCAAATGCAGAGTGTTTTCAGAAATCTATGAAAATGGCTTTAAATGGTATTTCTATAGATGATATTGATGCTATTGTTATGCACGCTCCAGGAACTATAAAAGGAGATTCATCGGAAATTAACGCTATTCATAAAGTATTTAATGATAAAATTCCTTTTTTAACAACTAATAAATGGAAGGTAGGACATACTTTTGGTACTTCTGGACTACTTAGTTTAGAATTGGCTGTATTAATGTTACAACATCAAAAAGCAATAGAAGTTCCGTTTGCAGAGAAACAAATACATCCTAAAAGAATAACTAAAGTATTAGTAAATGCCGTTGGTTTTGGAGGAAATGCTGTTTCTGTTTTAGTAACGAAATAACATATAGTAAGAAAAAATTAAATCAGGTTTTTTATTTTAAGCAAAATATATATTTAGAATTAATAGTTAATTTGCAAAAGTGTTTAGCCCTGATTGAGCGGTTTGTTTGAGCTCTTTTTTATTTTTCTTAAAAAAAGCGAGTAGTAAAAGCAGGAAATAGCTTCTAAAAACAAATAGAAAGCCAATTAGTTTTTTTATTTTTGACACCACAAACAACTTTGAATTTATGAGTGAAGTAAGACATAACTGGACGAAAGAAGAAGTTCTTGAGATATATAATAAACCTTTAATGGAGCTTTTATATGAGGCTGCAACTATTCATCGAAAAAGCCATGATCCTAATGTAGTACAGGTCTCTACTTTATTATCTATAAAAACTGGTGGATGTTCTGAAGATTGCGGGTATTGCCCACAGGCTGCTCGTTATCATACTGATGTTGAAGGAAACGATTTGATGTCTGTACGTCAAGTAAAAGCGCAAGCTTTAAGAGCTAAATCTAGTGGAAGTTCTCGTGTATGTATGGGTGCTGCTTGGAGAAATGTTAAAGATGGGCCAGAGTTTGACCAAGTTTTAGATATGGTGAGAACTATTAATAAGCTTGATATGGAGGTTTGCTGTACTTTAGGTATGGTTACTGAAAATCAAGCGCAACGTTTAGCTGAAGCTGGTTTGTATGCTTACAATCACAACTTAGATTCATCTGAAGAGTATTATAAAAAAGTAATTTCTACACGTGGTTATCAAGATCGATTAGATACTATTGATAATGTGAGAAAAACAAACGTAACTGTTTGTTCTGGTGGTATTATTGGAATGGGAGAAAATTCAGAGGATAGAGCTGGTATGTTAGTTGCTTTATCAACTTTAAACCCTCAACCAGAATCTACACCAATTAACGCTTTAGTTGCTGTTGAAGGAACTCCTTTAGAAGATGAAAAGCCTGTTGAAATTTGGGATATGGTTCGTATGGTAGCTACTACACGTATTGTTTTACCTGAAACGCAAGTTCGTTTATCGGCTGGTAGAACTCAAATGAGTAGAGAAGGACAAGCGATGTGTTTCTTTGCTGGTGCTAACTCTATTTTTGCTGGAGATAAATTATTAACAACTCCAAATCCTGATGTTAATGAAGACATGAAAATGTTTAAATTATTAGGTTTAAATCCACAAAAACCATTTACGAAAAAGGTACAACCCCAAACTGTAGAAGCGGAAGATTCTGCTTTTGAAAACTTAGGTGAGAAACCTAAATGGACTAGACCTGAACACAAAATTGATCGTAATGAAGAAAAAAAGCAAGAAGCTTTAGTTTTACGAAAACAATAAAAAATATACGTTTTTTAAAAAACCGTTTAAGAATTAATTCTTAAACGGTTTTTTTTATTTTCTAAATAAACGTTGGAAGAAGTTTTTTGTTTTTGTTGTTGTCTCTTTCATTTCTTCTTGAGCGTCTTCAGCAAAATCGACAATATGCTCACTCGCTTCACCTACTAATTCTGAAGTTTTCTCTGCTATATCTTCTAAAACTTCTTTAGCTTCACCTGCAAATTCATTCGCATTTTCCTTTACATTCTGAATAGACTCGTCTGATACGATTTCACTAACTGTAGTTTTGACATCTTCAACAGCATCAACAATATGCTCACTAGCTCTACCAGCTAATTCTGAAACCTTTTCTGTTATGTTATCCATAACTTCTTTAGCTTTATCTAAACTTTCATTTAAATCTTTCTTACCTTCTTCCATTATAACATGCTTTTAGACTAGAACCAACCTTTTTGGTTCACTTGATAGGTCTCTATAAATTCTTCATCTGATTTTGTTAAGTAAATAATACCTTCAACTAAACCAATAATACTCGTAACCATACCTCCAAAACCACAAGTTAAAACTGTCACTAATAACATAATAACCCCTTCTTTAGTATACCCTAGTATAAATTTATGAATACCTAGCGCCCCTAAAACAATAGCTAAAACACCTGCTAATACTTTTTTACTTTCTTGATTTGGAACTGCTGTTCCATTTTCATCAATTACATCCATTCTTTTGTTTTTAATAATTAGTTTGTGCTAAATTTATAAAAAAGCTTCGTCTTTTGGCTCCCACAATTCAATTTTATTTCCATCTAAATCAATAATCCATCCAAATTTCCCATAATCATACTCTTCTAACTTGTCTAACACAGTAATTCCCTTCTCTTTAAGTTCTTCTAATAGCTCTGCTAAATTTTCTACACGATAATTAAACATAAAGTCTTTTTTAGAAGGTTCAAAATGTTTCGTGTCTTTTGCAAAAGGACTCCATTGTGTTGATGCTTTTTTATCTTCATTGTCTTTCCACCAAAAGGTACACCCCCAATCATCAGTATTAAAACCTAAATTGTTTTTATACCAATCTTTTGTTTCTGACGGGTCGTTAGTTTTAAAGAAAACACCTCCAATACCTAGTACTTTACCTTT
This genomic stretch from Tenacibaculum sp. Bg11-29 harbors:
- the bioA gene encoding adenosylmethionine--8-amino-7-oxononanoate transaminase — translated: MTLQERDKKHLWHPLKQHQTHPDSLGIVKAKGCILTDESGNEYIDAISSWYTCMFGHCNDFITSRVYKQMQTLDQIMFSDFTHEPAVKLSEELIKILPKNQNRIFFNDNGSTAVEAAIKMALQYYFNKGEKRKTFIAFEDGFHGDTFGAMSVSGLSAYNGPFEDFLMDIKRIPIPNGTNNEAILNQLKEIVTENKIAGFIYEPLVQGAAGMKIHEATDLNEVLKFCKENAILTIADEVMTGFGKTGNNFASDEITTKPDIICLSKALTGGLVPMAITSCTEEIYSTFLSTDIAKGFFHCHTYSANPIACSAALASIELLQTKEIQNSIQFITTSHKTFEERIKNHPKVASTRSKGVILAIDLKTNAGRYGTLRDQLLKHFMNDGVFLRPLGNTIYIQPPYVITKEQLKKVYATIEKVLDIF
- a CDS encoding cytochrome c oxidase assembly factor Coa1 family protein; translation: MSEQEQKSWFSRNWGWVVPVGGCGCGCLGLILLFVFGIGATIFGVSEMMTNSVPVGYAIEQASKNEKVIQFLGEPIESYGIPSGNISLDNDDGNVDFSISIKGPKGKGTLIVSGIRVDGEWAYEDLYVRIKETQEEINLLVNEKVLENI
- a CDS encoding beta-ketoacyl synthase N-terminal-like domain-containing protein, coding for MKEPISITSFASVSALGSSSEQIWKNYLSTEHFLTLKENVWTGQLTSDDKLSIEKIKNSDPKYKNLDDSVLYTILVARKAIDSTDWKSEDNFGINIGSSRGATSLFEKYHKEFLETGKSSTLSSPTTTLGNISSWIAHDLQSNGPEISHSITCSTGLHSLLNGVAWLQSGMSEKFMIGASEASLTDFTIAQMQALKVYSKETDEYPCKAFDLEKKKNTMVLGEAAAVFCLEKGIQKNAVAFINGVGYATEVLKHNTSVTANAECFQKSMKMALNGISIDDIDAIVMHAPGTIKGDSSEINAIHKVFNDKIPFLTTNKWKVGHTFGTSGLLSLELAVLMLQHQKAIEVPFAEKQIHPKRITKVLVNAVGFGGNAVSVLVTK
- the bioB gene encoding biotin synthase BioB, whose amino-acid sequence is MSEVRHNWTKEEVLEIYNKPLMELLYEAATIHRKSHDPNVVQVSTLLSIKTGGCSEDCGYCPQAARYHTDVEGNDLMSVRQVKAQALRAKSSGSSRVCMGAAWRNVKDGPEFDQVLDMVRTINKLDMEVCCTLGMVTENQAQRLAEAGLYAYNHNLDSSEEYYKKVISTRGYQDRLDTIDNVRKTNVTVCSGGIIGMGENSEDRAGMLVALSTLNPQPESTPINALVAVEGTPLEDEKPVEIWDMVRMVATTRIVLPETQVRLSAGRTQMSREGQAMCFFAGANSIFAGDKLLTTPNPDVNEDMKMFKLLGLNPQKPFTKKVQPQTVEAEDSAFENLGEKPKWTRPEHKIDRNEEKKQEALVLRKQ
- a CDS encoding TM2 domain-containing protein, with translation MDVIDENGTAVPNQESKKVLAGVLAIVLGALGIHKFILGYTKEGVIMLLVTVLTCGFGGMVTSIIGLVEGIIYLTKSDEEFIETYQVNQKGWF
- a CDS encoding VOC family protein, coding for MKKKGKVLGIGGVFFKTNDPSETKDWYKNNLGFNTDDWGCTFWWKDNEDKKASTQWSPFAKDTKHFEPSKKDFMFNYRVENLAELLEELKEKGITVLDKLEEYDYGKFGWIIDLDGNKIELWEPKDEAFL